GGATCAGCAGGGCTTCTCGGCGCCTTTGCGCCAGTAGTACCAGTAGTTGAGCGCGATGCCCACGAAGTACAGGAAGGCGAAGAAATAGAGCGCGGCATTGGGGCTGCCGGTCATGGCAAACGAGCGACCAAACAGGATCGGCACAAAAAAGCCCAGCAGCAACACCGCCATCGCCGCCGTAAAGCCCAGCACCGGGCTGGCTTGCTTGGGCTCGAAGATCATCACGATCTGCTTGAACACGCTGGCGTTGCCGATGCCAGCACCCAAGAAGATGCCCAGCAGCACGATGAAGAACAGGGTGAACTGCTCGGATGAAGTCGGTGCGGTGAGGAAGGTCAGGCCGATGGCCGAGCTGGCCATGATCGCGAACACCAGCATGGTCATGTTCGAGCCGCCAAACTTGTCGGAGAAGATGCCGCCGATGGGCCGAATCAGCGCCCCCACCAGCGGCCCGATCCAAGCGTAGGCGAGGGGGTCGGGGGCGTTGGGCAGGCCGTGGAACACTTCGCGGATCAGCAGCGGCGTCGAGGCGACAAAGCCCGAAAAGGTGCCGAAGGTGAAGGTGTAGAGGATGGTCTGCACCCAAGTGTGCTTGAGCTTGACGATCTGCATCTGCTCCATGAAGTCGCCGCGCGCCGGGTGGTTCTTCATGCCAAACAGCACCAGCACGGCCATGATCAGGGTCGGGATGAGCCAGATGTAGGCCGCGTTTTGTGGGTACATCAGAACCTCGCGCACCACCTCGCGCGTCGCTGGGTTGAGCACCCTGAACATCATCGAGTCGCCGGCAATGGCGCCAAACAGCCCCACGCCGATGGCGGCGGGCACCAAGAACTGCGCCGTCGAGGCCCCCAGGTTGCCAAAGCCGATGGTGAAGCCCAGCGCCGAGCCGCCGATGCGCTTGGGAAACCACAGGCTGATGTTGGCCGCGGTAGAAGAGATCTGGCCACCGGCACACAGCCCCGCGACACCGGCCCAGAACAGCAGCACCCAGAACGGTGTGGTCGGGTCTTGCACCACGTGCCCGATGCCAAAGATCGGGATCAGCAGCGCCAGCGTGAAGATGAAGGTGGTCCACATGCCGCCGATCTTGAGCACCAAAAAGGTGTGCGGAAAGCGCGCCACCGCGCCCATGAGCAGCGCCATCGCCGGCAGCCAGAAGCGCTGATCGACGGTGAGCTGAAAGCCCAAGCCCGGCAGGCGCACCACCAGCGCGCTCCAGGTAAACCAGACCGCAAACGCCAAGTGCAGCGCCAAGAAGGCGATGATCAGGGTGCGGATCGCCAGCCACTTGCGGCTGTTCCAAAAAACCGGGTCCTCGGGGCGCCATTCGGTCACGTTGGGCGACCAGATCGGTTTCGACTGGGCGCTGGTTCGGTTGTTCATACTGTGCTCTCCGTTAAAAATGAGCTGCAGCGCGTGCGTAATCGGTTGCAGGCGCTGGGGGCGCAAACGCCCCGGTGGCTGGGTTCGACTGTGCCGCTTGCGGCACGACTTGAACATCCTTCGAAGGGGCTGGCGCGCCGACTCTGAAAGAGCGATGGCACGCGGCGCCGCCATCGGTCGAAGGAACTAATGCCCTTTGAGGCCCTTTTGCTCGAGTTGCTGCACCAAGGTGCGCAGGTCGTCGAGGTCGCGGAACTTGGCCGTGAGTTGGAAGCCGTCGTTCTTCTGGCTCAGCTCCACGCCTTGGTTGCCGGCTAGGAACTGGCCCAAGCGGCTGCGCGCGTCTTCCTTGAGCCGGTTCTCCTCGGCGATCGCGTGGTCCACCGACGACAGCACGTAGTTCTCGTCAAAGCCGCCCTTGGGCTCTTGCAGCCAGATCACGCACACCAGCCAGCTGAAGAAGGCCCCGGCGGCGATGATGAAGAAGAACTGCTGCGGCGTGACGTACATGAAGATGAACAGGTAGAACACCGCACCGGCGTTGCCGTAGGCCCCGCACATGCCCGAGATCTGGCCGGTCACGCGCCGCTTGATCGAGGGGATGATGCCGAACGTCGCCCCTTCGGCACCCTGCACGAAGACCGAGAACAGGATCGTGAAGCAGACCGCGATCACCAGCGGCCAGCTGCTGTCGAGCAGGCCCATCAGCACCGCACCGATTCCGATGCCGAACATGTAGGCCGCCATGACGAAGCGCCGGTTGCCAAAGCGGTCTGAAACCAGCCCGCCCAACGGACGCGCCACCAGGTTGACGAAGGCGAAGGTCGAGGCCACCAGACCCGCCTGCACCGGCGACAAACCCCAGGTCATGAGGAAGAACATCGGCAGGATCGAGACCACGGCGATTTCGGCGCCGAAGTTGGCGAAGTAGGTCACGTGCAGCGCCGCCACCGACTTGTAGGGGTAGCGGTCGTCTTCGGGCACGCCGCGCTTGAGGATGGGCAGATTGACGCGCAGGATCTGCACCACCTGGTAGATGATGATGAGCGCGATGCCCAGATAGAGCGCGTAGGACAAGTTGTCGCCGATGAAGCCCGACAGATGGATGCGATAGACCACGATCGCCAGCACGCCGGTGAGGAAGATGGTGAACAGGATGTGCAACACCATGTCGCCGTAGGACGAGACTTCCAGCGCCGAGGCCTTGCGCGGCTTGCGCTGGGTGCCGGGCTTGGGGCCGTCGGTGATGGCGAACCAGTAAAACACGCCATACAGCGCCATCACCGTGCCCGACATGGCGATGGCGTAGCGCCAGCCGTCGTCGCCGCCAAACACGTACATGGCGATCGAGGGGATGGTGAGCGCCGCCCCGGCCGAGCCGAAGTTGCCCCAGCCGGCGTA
This sequence is a window from Serpentinimonas maccroryi. Protein-coding genes within it:
- a CDS encoding MFS transporter → MNNRTSAQSKPIWSPNVTEWRPEDPVFWNSRKWLAIRTLIIAFLALHLAFAVWFTWSALVVRLPGLGFQLTVDQRFWLPAMALLMGAVARFPHTFLVLKIGGMWTTFIFTLALLIPIFGIGHVVQDPTTPFWVLLFWAGVAGLCAGGQISSTAANISLWFPKRIGGSALGFTIGFGNLGASTAQFLVPAAIGVGLFGAIAGDSMMFRVLNPATREVVREVLMYPQNAAYIWLIPTLIMAVLVLFGMKNHPARGDFMEQMQIVKLKHTWVQTILYTFTFGTFSGFVASTPLLIREVFHGLPNAPDPLAYAWIGPLVGALIRPIGGIFSDKFGGSNMTMLVFAIMASSAIGLTFLTAPTSSEQFTLFFIVLLGIFLGAGIGNASVFKQIVMIFEPKQASPVLGFTAAMAVLLLGFFVPILFGRSFAMTGSPNAALYFFAFLYFVGIALNYWYYWRKGAEKPC
- a CDS encoding MFS transporter, with product MQVADLFRYKNPEIKALHLTWIAFFMTFYVWFNMAPLAAMMLQSEDWLTREDIQIFAIANVALTILARVFVGMALDRWGPRRVFSVLLVVMAIPTFVFAFGDSREVLFVSRLVMSCVGASFVIGIHMTALWFKPRDIGFAEGFYAGWGNFGSAGAALTIPSIAMYVFGGDDGWRYAIAMSGTVMALYGVFYWFAITDGPKPGTQRKPRKASALEVSSYGDMVLHILFTIFLTGVLAIVVYRIHLSGFIGDNLSYALYLGIALIIIYQVVQILRVNLPILKRGVPEDDRYPYKSVAALHVTYFANFGAEIAVVSILPMFFLMTWGLSPVQAGLVASTFAFVNLVARPLGGLVSDRFGNRRFVMAAYMFGIGIGAVLMGLLDSSWPLVIAVCFTILFSVFVQGAEGATFGIIPSIKRRVTGQISGMCGAYGNAGAVFYLFIFMYVTPQQFFFIIAAGAFFSWLVCVIWLQEPKGGFDENYVLSSVDHAIAEENRLKEDARSRLGQFLAGNQGVELSQKNDGFQLTAKFRDLDDLRTLVQQLEQKGLKGH